A window of Equus caballus isolate H_3958 breed thoroughbred chromosome 10, TB-T2T, whole genome shotgun sequence contains these coding sequences:
- the LOC111775147 gene encoding collagen alpha-1(I) chain has product MRLLETQARALTDRAASRPEPLLSSPQSRSPLQRLTWGASEHKQRPRHQLGAEGTPRPERPPAQPSPGPVLQQGSLGPDQTPSGSAADGALTGPAPAPFTPPEGLEPDRPLPRPTPSQGAAQVPSARPGPVLHPGPRTQGSPTSAGQWRRFRWAAEVRAFGTTNYKSQKTAGRRRFLPPAASRVECLAAAASPRPGVTGRWLACWSRAWFLRLFSWVRLSPWPQVSSFGAEAATPERTPAADVERGVRVRAALRLRRLRLVVLRRLPAEEGAARGGAAGVSAPSPASSWVSAAAEREVWWRPSERESRRPGGWKQGSRWRPRVRRWLSPACPPCDSGRHRAAGGPGGAAGCGPQSRLASARPSLGGSVSPPGLGGGDPPPLPARLFAEGSRGAALAALAPRAPASPSVPVAGLPGADAPGAGAPHLLTRF; this is encoded by the exons ATGAGGCTCCTTGAAACCCAGGCTCGAGCCCTCACGGACAGGGCAGCTTCCAGACCAGAGCCCCTGCTCTCCTCACCCCAGTCCCGCTCGCCTCTCCAGCGCCTAACTTGGGGCGCCAGCGAACACAAGCAAC GTCCCCGCCACCAGCTGGGCGCTGAGGGGACGCCGCGGCCGGAGCgtccaccagcccagcccagcccaggccccgTCCTGCAGCAAGGCAGCCTCGGACCAGATCAGACCCCGTcgggctccgctgcagacggGGCCCTGACCGGACCCGCTCCCGCCCCGTTCACGCCGCCGGAGGGACTTGAACCTGACAGGCCGCTGCCCAGGCCCACTCCATCCCAGGGCGCGGCCCAGGTCCCTTCAGCCCGCCCTGGCCCAGTCCTCCATCCCGGGCCCCGAACGCAAGGCTCACCTACTAGCGCGGGGCAATGGCGGCGCTTCCGGTGGGCGGCGGAAGTGCGCGCGTTCGGCACAACGAACTACAAGTCCCAGAAGACCGCGGGCCGGCGGCGGTTTCTCCCGCCAGCGGCGTCGAGGGTCGAGTGTCTTGCTGCCGCCGCCAGCCCGAGGCCGGGTGTCACGGGACGGTGGCTCGCGTGCTGGTCTCGAGCGTGGTTCCTTCGGCTCTTCTCCTGGGTGCGCCTCTCCCCGTGGCCCCAGGTCTCCTCGTTTGGGGCTGAGGCCGCGACGCCAGAGCGGACGCCTGCGGCCGACGTCGAGCGCGGGGTTCGCGTCCGGGCGGCGCTGCGCCTCCGGCGTCTCCGCCTCGTGGTCCTCCGACGCCTGCCCGCGGAGGAGGGTGCGGCGCGCGGCGGGGCGGCGGGAGTGAGCGCTCCGAGCCCGGCGTCGTCCTGGGTCTCGGCCGCCGCGGAGAGGGAGGTCTGGTGGCGCCCGAGCGAGCGTGAGAGCCGGAGGCCGGGCGGCTGGAAGCAAGGCTCCCGGTGGCGGCCGAGGGTGCGCCGTTGGCTCTCTCCGGCCTGCCCTCCGTGCGACAGCGGCAGGCACAGGGCAGCCGGCGGCCCGGGCGGGGCCGCAGGGTGTGGGCCGCAGAGTCGCCTTGCGTCTGCTCGGCCGTCGCTTGGGGGCTCGGTGTCGCCCCCTGGGCTCGGGGGCGGAGacccgccgccgctgcccgcccGGCTGTTCGCGGAGGGCTCCCGCGGAGCCGCCCTGGCCGCGCTCGCACCTCGGGCCCCAGCGTCGCCTTCCGTGCCTGTGGCCGGCCTGCCTGGCGCGGACGCCCCCGGGGCGGGCGCTCCGCACCTGCTGACGCGGTTTTAG
- the ZNF544 gene encoding zinc finger protein 544 isoform X2, whose protein sequence is MMLVEELTQAFEDKALPSEDLCPLHDNFFSYEEETEAHSQPVPSQPPVSFKDVAVTFTREEWGQLDPAQRMLYRDVTLETCSHLFSLDWKTTLEKKEPTSKEGTAAEDTSHHVEVKHCVWEEGFWSLSLGEEQDWRDQLGEHQEDSWSQTRLMSERLFAQGEHCEHDLWGSYLSLSLLPSTLPIRTHFQKFNAQVKKLKQNSVFINHQKDWTDLKPCESHQSVRAFCQSIYLNKLANGEMGNKKPCEYTVSSDSFNCDTSLHFHNIISSAENSNDCKDYGDIVNHSLSLSEHKPMHFGESQCECDECLVQTEIRDPGKVPFRYEEDCDAFHVASSFTDCDIQTRKKPCACNQCGKSFSCCSKLVVHQRTHTGEKPYECSRCGKSFSQSYDLVVHERTHTGEKPYECNQCGKSFTQSSKLIRHQRTHTGEKPYKCHECGKSFRWNSNLIVHQRIHTGEKPYGCAHCGKSFSQSSDFVAHKRTHTGEKPYECNQCGKSFIRSTQLIRHLRIHTGEKPYRCNQCDKTFTGSSHLIEHQRTHTGEKPFECDQCGKAFTGSSHLLSHQRIHSGEKPYECNDCGKAFRQRSQLIVHQRTHTGERPYKCSHCGKAFSQRSPLIVHQRTHVGEKPYQCKMCVKAFSQRSRLIEHQRTHTGEKPYECVNCGKAFSDRSTLTKHERTHTGEKPYECNHCEKAFSQRCQLTRHQRIHTGEKPYECNECGKSFSYNTSLVQHEKTHERENL, encoded by the exons ATGATGCTGGTGGAAGAACTTACCCAAGCATTTGAAGACAAAG ccctgccttctgAGGATCTCTGCCCTCTTCACGACAACTTTTTCAGCTATGAGGAGGAAACAGAAGCGCATTCTCAGCCGGTCCCATCCCAG CCCCCTGTGAGCTTCAAGGACGTGGCTGTGACCTTCACACGTGAGGAGTGGGGACAGCTGGACCCAGCCCAAAGGATGCTGTACCGTGACGTGACTCTGGAGACCTGCAGCCACCTGTTCTCCCTGG aCTGGAAGACTACACTTGAAAAGAAAGAGCCAACTTCCAAAGAGGGTACTGCTGCAGAGGATACATCCCACCACGTGGAAGTGAAACACTGTGTCTGGGAAGAGGGCTTCTGGTCCCTGTCATTAGGAGAAGAGCAGGATTGGAGGGACCAGCTAGGAGAGCACCAGGAGGACTCTTGGAGTCAAACAAGACTCATGTCAGAGAGACTGTTTGCTCAAGGGGAACATTGTGAGCATGACCTTTGGGGAAGTTATCTGAGCTTAAGCCTTCTACCTTCAACATTACCCATAAGAACACATTTCCAAAAGTTCAATGCACAGGTTAAAAAGTTGAAACAGAATTCAGTTTTCATTAATCATCAGAAAGACTGGACTGACTTGAAGCCCTGTGAAAGTCATCAAAGTGTTAGAGCCTTCTGTCAGAGCATTTACTTGAATAAACTTGCAAATGgtgaaatgggaaataaaaaaccttgtgaatatactgtCAGTAGTGACTCTTTCAACTGTGATACCTCCCTTCATTTTCATAATATAATTTCTTCAGCAGAGAACAGTAATGACTGTAAGGACTATGGAGACATCGTTAACCATAGCCTATCTCTGAGTGAACACAAGCCAATGCATTTTGGGGAAAGTCAGTGTGAGTGTGACGAATGCCTTGTACAAACTGAAATAAGAGATCCTGGAAAGGTACCATTCAGGTATGAGGAGGACTGTGATGCCTTCCATGTGGCCTCATCTTTTACTGACTGTGACATTCAGACCAGAAAGAAGCCATGTGCCTGTAATCAGTGTGGAAAATCTTTCAGCTGTTGCTCTAAGCTTGTTGTGCACCAGAGGACACACACTGGAGAAAAGCCCTATGAATGTAGCCGGTGTGGGAAGTCTTTCAGCCAGAGCTATGACCTTGTCGTACATgagagaactcacactggagagaagccctatgaatgtaacCAGTGTGGGAAATCCTTCACCCAGAGTTCCAAACTTATTAGGCATCAGCgaactcacactggagaaaaaccatataaatgtcatgaatgtgggaaatctttcaGGTGGAACTCTAACCTTATTGTACatcaaagaattcatactggagagaagcctTATGGGTGTGCTCATTGTGGAAAATCCTTCAGCCAAAGCTCTGACTTTGTTGCACATAAAAGGAcgcacactggagagaagccctatgaatgtaacCAGTGTGGAAAATCCTTCATCCGAAGCACTCAACTTATTAGGCATCTgcgaattcacactggagagaagccataTAGATGCAATCAGTGTGATAAAACCTTCACTGGGAGCTCTCACCTCATTGAACATCagagaactcatactggagagaagcctTTTGAATGTGAtcagtgtgggaaagcctttactGGGAGCTCTCACCTTCTTTCACATCAGAGAATTCATtctggagagaaaccatatgaatgtaaTGACTGTGGGAAAGCTTTTCGGCAGCGATCACAGCTTATTGTGCATCAGCGAACCCATACTGGAGAGAGACCTTATAAATGCAGTCATTGTGGAAAAGCCTTCAGCCAGAGGTCTCCCCTCATTGTGCATCAGAGAACACACGTTGGAGAGAAGCCCTATCAGTGTAAGATGTGTGTTAAAGCTTTCAGTCAGAGGTCACGCCTTATTGAACATCAGAGAACACATACTGGAGAAAAGCCCTATGAATGTGTCaactgtgggaaagccttcagtgaTCGATCAACCCTTACAAAACATGAGAGAACAcacactggtgagaaaccctatgagtGTAATCATTGTGAAAAGGCCTTTAGCCAGCGGTGTCAACTTACTAggcatcagagaattcatactggagagaaaccctatgaatgtaacgaatgtgggaaatctttcaGTTATAATACTTCCCTTGTTCAACATGAGAAAACTCATGAGAGAGAAAACCTATGA
- the ZNF544 gene encoding zinc finger protein 544 isoform X3: MMLVEELTQAFEDKALPSEDLCPLHDNFFSYEEETEAHSQPVPSQPPVSFKDVAVTFTREEWGQLDPAQRMLYRDVTLETCSHLFSLGLLLSKPDMISWLEQGEDPWRARQGPPQGPCAASLP; encoded by the exons ATGATGCTGGTGGAAGAACTTACCCAAGCATTTGAAGACAAAG ccctgccttctgAGGATCTCTGCCCTCTTCACGACAACTTTTTCAGCTATGAGGAGGAAACAGAAGCGCATTCTCAGCCGGTCCCATCCCAG CCCCCTGTGAGCTTCAAGGACGTGGCTGTGACCTTCACACGTGAGGAGTGGGGACAGCTGGACCCAGCCCAAAGGATGCTGTACCGTGACGTGACTCTGGAGACCTGCAGCCACCTGTTCTCCCTGG GGCTTCTGCTTTCCAAACCGGACATGATCTCCTGGCTGGAGCAAGGGGAAGACCCATGGAGGGCGAGGCAGGGACCCCCCCAAG GTCCTTGTGCCGCCTCTCTTCCTTGA
- the ZNF544 gene encoding zinc finger protein 544 isoform X1, with protein MMLVEELTQAFEDKALPSEDLCPLHDNFFSYEEETEAHSQPVPSQPPVSFKDVAVTFTREEWGQLDPAQRMLYRDVTLETCSHLFSLGLLLSKPDMISWLEQGEDPWRARQGPPQDWKTTLEKKEPTSKEGTAAEDTSHHVEVKHCVWEEGFWSLSLGEEQDWRDQLGEHQEDSWSQTRLMSERLFAQGEHCEHDLWGSYLSLSLLPSTLPIRTHFQKFNAQVKKLKQNSVFINHQKDWTDLKPCESHQSVRAFCQSIYLNKLANGEMGNKKPCEYTVSSDSFNCDTSLHFHNIISSAENSNDCKDYGDIVNHSLSLSEHKPMHFGESQCECDECLVQTEIRDPGKVPFRYEEDCDAFHVASSFTDCDIQTRKKPCACNQCGKSFSCCSKLVVHQRTHTGEKPYECSRCGKSFSQSYDLVVHERTHTGEKPYECNQCGKSFTQSSKLIRHQRTHTGEKPYKCHECGKSFRWNSNLIVHQRIHTGEKPYGCAHCGKSFSQSSDFVAHKRTHTGEKPYECNQCGKSFIRSTQLIRHLRIHTGEKPYRCNQCDKTFTGSSHLIEHQRTHTGEKPFECDQCGKAFTGSSHLLSHQRIHSGEKPYECNDCGKAFRQRSQLIVHQRTHTGERPYKCSHCGKAFSQRSPLIVHQRTHVGEKPYQCKMCVKAFSQRSRLIEHQRTHTGEKPYECVNCGKAFSDRSTLTKHERTHTGEKPYECNHCEKAFSQRCQLTRHQRIHTGEKPYECNECGKSFSYNTSLVQHEKTHERENL; from the exons ATGATGCTGGTGGAAGAACTTACCCAAGCATTTGAAGACAAAG ccctgccttctgAGGATCTCTGCCCTCTTCACGACAACTTTTTCAGCTATGAGGAGGAAACAGAAGCGCATTCTCAGCCGGTCCCATCCCAG CCCCCTGTGAGCTTCAAGGACGTGGCTGTGACCTTCACACGTGAGGAGTGGGGACAGCTGGACCCAGCCCAAAGGATGCTGTACCGTGACGTGACTCTGGAGACCTGCAGCCACCTGTTCTCCCTGG GGCTTCTGCTTTCCAAACCGGACATGATCTCCTGGCTGGAGCAAGGGGAAGACCCATGGAGGGCGAGGCAGGGACCCCCCCAAG aCTGGAAGACTACACTTGAAAAGAAAGAGCCAACTTCCAAAGAGGGTACTGCTGCAGAGGATACATCCCACCACGTGGAAGTGAAACACTGTGTCTGGGAAGAGGGCTTCTGGTCCCTGTCATTAGGAGAAGAGCAGGATTGGAGGGACCAGCTAGGAGAGCACCAGGAGGACTCTTGGAGTCAAACAAGACTCATGTCAGAGAGACTGTTTGCTCAAGGGGAACATTGTGAGCATGACCTTTGGGGAAGTTATCTGAGCTTAAGCCTTCTACCTTCAACATTACCCATAAGAACACATTTCCAAAAGTTCAATGCACAGGTTAAAAAGTTGAAACAGAATTCAGTTTTCATTAATCATCAGAAAGACTGGACTGACTTGAAGCCCTGTGAAAGTCATCAAAGTGTTAGAGCCTTCTGTCAGAGCATTTACTTGAATAAACTTGCAAATGgtgaaatgggaaataaaaaaccttgtgaatatactgtCAGTAGTGACTCTTTCAACTGTGATACCTCCCTTCATTTTCATAATATAATTTCTTCAGCAGAGAACAGTAATGACTGTAAGGACTATGGAGACATCGTTAACCATAGCCTATCTCTGAGTGAACACAAGCCAATGCATTTTGGGGAAAGTCAGTGTGAGTGTGACGAATGCCTTGTACAAACTGAAATAAGAGATCCTGGAAAGGTACCATTCAGGTATGAGGAGGACTGTGATGCCTTCCATGTGGCCTCATCTTTTACTGACTGTGACATTCAGACCAGAAAGAAGCCATGTGCCTGTAATCAGTGTGGAAAATCTTTCAGCTGTTGCTCTAAGCTTGTTGTGCACCAGAGGACACACACTGGAGAAAAGCCCTATGAATGTAGCCGGTGTGGGAAGTCTTTCAGCCAGAGCTATGACCTTGTCGTACATgagagaactcacactggagagaagccctatgaatgtaacCAGTGTGGGAAATCCTTCACCCAGAGTTCCAAACTTATTAGGCATCAGCgaactcacactggagaaaaaccatataaatgtcatgaatgtgggaaatctttcaGGTGGAACTCTAACCTTATTGTACatcaaagaattcatactggagagaagcctTATGGGTGTGCTCATTGTGGAAAATCCTTCAGCCAAAGCTCTGACTTTGTTGCACATAAAAGGAcgcacactggagagaagccctatgaatgtaacCAGTGTGGAAAATCCTTCATCCGAAGCACTCAACTTATTAGGCATCTgcgaattcacactggagagaagccataTAGATGCAATCAGTGTGATAAAACCTTCACTGGGAGCTCTCACCTCATTGAACATCagagaactcatactggagagaagcctTTTGAATGTGAtcagtgtgggaaagcctttactGGGAGCTCTCACCTTCTTTCACATCAGAGAATTCATtctggagagaaaccatatgaatgtaaTGACTGTGGGAAAGCTTTTCGGCAGCGATCACAGCTTATTGTGCATCAGCGAACCCATACTGGAGAGAGACCTTATAAATGCAGTCATTGTGGAAAAGCCTTCAGCCAGAGGTCTCCCCTCATTGTGCATCAGAGAACACACGTTGGAGAGAAGCCCTATCAGTGTAAGATGTGTGTTAAAGCTTTCAGTCAGAGGTCACGCCTTATTGAACATCAGAGAACACATACTGGAGAAAAGCCCTATGAATGTGTCaactgtgggaaagccttcagtgaTCGATCAACCCTTACAAAACATGAGAGAACAcacactggtgagaaaccctatgagtGTAATCATTGTGAAAAGGCCTTTAGCCAGCGGTGTCAACTTACTAggcatcagagaattcatactggagagaaaccctatgaatgtaacgaatgtgggaaatctttcaGTTATAATACTTCCCTTGTTCAACATGAGAAAACTCATGAGAGAGAAAACCTATGA